TAGCCTAGACCAGCTCCTCGGCGACGGCCTGATGGACGGTCCGCACCGTCGGCTGGAAGCCGAGGCCGCGGGCCAGCGCCGCGTCGATATGGAGATGCCAGGGATTCTCCATGGCTGCGGATGACGACGCCATGGTGCCGCCGGCGAGGCGGACGAGTTCGTAGATCGTGGTCGGCGCCTCGTCGGCGATGTTGACGGTACGGCGGTCGAAGCGACCGGCCAGCGCCATGTCCACCGCGGCGGCGATGTCGCGGTGGTGGACCGTGCTCATCCGCTGCGCGGGGTGGAAGGCGAAGGCATCGAGATGCGCGGGCAGCATCGCCAGATGGCCGTCGCCATCCCCATAGACGAACGGAAAACGCAGGATCGACCAGACGAGGCCGCTCGCGCGCAGCGCCTCTTCTGCGGCGACCTTGCTCGCCGGATAGGCGAGGTCGGGCGCGACGATGTCGGTCTCCCGCCCGGGATGCGGACTGGTCCGGTCATAGACATGCGCCGTGCTCGCCATGACGAAGCGTGCGGTCGGCGCATGCGCCTGCACGGCGGCGATCAGCGCCTTGGTCCCATCGCGGTTGCTCTTCCAGATCAGCGCGTCGTCGCTGGTGCGGAACACCGCGGCGAGATGGACGATCGCCGAAACGCCGCTGACGGCTTGCGCGAGCGATTCGGGATCGAGCAGATCGCCTTCGATGGCGGACACGCCTGCCGGCATCTGCCGGTCGCCGCGCACGAGCACGCGGCAGTCCCCCCGCGTCGCGGCGATGCGGGGCAGCAGCCGTTCGCCGACGAGGCCGGTGGCGCCGGTGATGAGAATGGTCATGCGGTTTCTCCGTTGAGGCGCCGGTCGAGACGCTCGGTTGCGGTTCGCAGCACGCGCACCGCGATGGCGATGTCGGCATCCGGAATGCCGGCGAAGGCCGCGTCGCGGATGAAGCCGAGATCGGGCAGGTCATGCCACAGCCGCTCGCCCCCGGCGGTCAGCCGCAGTTTTTTCTGGCGCTGGTCGACACTGTCCGGCTCCTGCCGGACCAGTCCCTTGCCGACGAGCGCGGTTATGATCGCGCTCAGCGTCGCGCGCTCGATCTGCAGCGCGAGCACCAGATCGCGCTGCATCGTCGGCCCGGCGGTGGCGAGGTGGTGCAGCACATAATATTGCGTCGCGCCGAGCCCATGGGGCCGCAGCGCATCCTCCATCATCGCGCGCCCGGCAAAATAGCAGCGCTTCGCCCAGGCACCGAGAGCGTCACGGTCGGATCCGGGGGTGGATAGTTTGTTAGGCACCTGACAATAATGTTAGGAGGCAAACATATTGTCAAGCGCGATGTTCCCGTTGCCGCCTACGGCCGATGCGCCATATTTCGGGGACATAATACGAAACTCATGCGAGCCGATGCCGGCGCCCGCTGCGGTGCGGAGTTTGGTATTATGTCCCCGAAATAGAGGATGTCCGCCGCTCAGAGTTTAGTATTGTGTCCCCGATATAGGCGGCCTCAATGAAAAAGGGCGGCGCCATCGGCACCGCCCCTTCCCGTCATTGGCGTCCGATCAGCGGATCGGGCAGTTCGGGTCGAGCCGCATATCCAGATAGCGGTCCACCGAGCCCATCAGGTCGACCATCTCATGCTCGAAGAAATGGTTCGCGCGCGGGATGGTGTCGTGGTGGATGGTGATGTGCTTCTGCGTGCGCAGCTTGTCCACCAGCTTCTGCACGGCACCGGGCGTGACCACCTCGTCGCCGTCGCCCTGGATGATGATGCCCGACGAGGGGCAGGGCGCCAGGAAGGTGAAATCATACATGTTCGCGGGCGGCGCGATCGAGATGAAGCCGCGGATTTCCGGGCGGCGCATCAGCAGCTGCATGCCGATCCACGCGCCGAAGCTGAAGCCGGCGATCCACGTCGACTGCGCCTCGGGATGGATCGACTGGACCCAGTCGAGCGCCGACGCAGCGTCGGAAAGCTCGCCGACGCCATTGTCGAACACGCCCTGGCTCTTGCCGACCCCGCGGAAATTGAAGCGCAGCGTCGCGAAGCCGCGCTTCACGAAGGTCTGGTACAGCGCCATCACGATGCGGTTGTTCATCGTGCCGCCGCCCTGGGGGTGCGGGTGGAGGATCATCGCCAGCGGCGCGCGCGGACGGGGACCTGGGTTGAAACGGCCTTCGAGACGCCCTTCCGGGCCGGGGAAAATTACTTCGGGCATCGAACCTGCTATCAAGACTGACCGGGCCGGGAACGGCCGGATGCGCACGGGGCTGTGCACGCGCGCGGCAGCCTATATAGAGACGTCGTCCCTGTAAGCAATCTTGTGGGCATCGTACCGGGTTGGCAGACCGTCTCTATCTCGATCATGCGGCGACGACGCCCATCCTCAAGGCAGCGCGCGACGCCGTGTTCGAGGGTATGGAGCGCTGGGCCAATCCCTCATCGCCGCATGGCGAGGGGCGCAAGGCGCGCGCCGCGCTGGAGGATGCGCGGCGGCGGATCGCGGCGTCGCTCGGCTGGACGGGCGAGCTGGTCTTCACCAGCGGCGCCAGCGAGGCGATCGCCATCGCGCTCGGCCGCGCGGTCGCGGATGCGCGGCTGATCTCCACCGTCGAGCATGATGCGGTGCATCGCGCCGCGGGCGAGGCGTTCGTGGTGCCGGTGGGCGGCGACGGCACGGTGGCGCCCGACGCGCTTGCCGGCCGGCTGGGGGCGCTGGCCGCGCGCCAGCCGCTGGTCGCGATCCAGTCGGTCAACAACGAGACGGGGGTGATCCAGCCGCTCGACCGGCTGCTGCCGGTGGTGCGCGCGGCGGGCGGGCTGCTGTTCGCAGACTGCTCCCAATCCGCCGGCAAGGTGGCGCTGCCCGAGGCGGACCTGATCGCGATTTCGGGGCACAAGCTGGGCGGGCCGCCGGGCATCGGCGCGCTGCTCGTCAAGGATTTCGGGATGCTCGCCCCCAGCGGCGGGCAGGAACGCGGCTATCGCGGCGGCACCGAGAACCTTCCCGCGGTGCTAGGCTTCGCCGCCGCGCTCGAGGCGAGTCGCAACTGGGTGGCGCGCGCGGGCGAACTGCGCGCGCACATGGATGCGGCGATCGAGGCGGCAGGCGGCATGGTCGTCGCGCGCGGCCCCGATCGGCTGCCGACGATCGCCAGCTATCGCATGCCCGGCATGGCGGCGAGCGCGCAGCTCATCCAGTTCGATCTCGCCGGCATCGCCGTTTCCGCCGGCAGCGCCTGTTCCTCGGGCACGTTGCGCACCAGCCATGTTCTCGCGGCGATGGGCTGGTCCGATGCGGCGGCCGGCGAGGTGGTGCGCGTGAGCTTCGGGCCGGATACCGGCCGCGCCGACATCTATCGCTTCGTCGAGAATTGGCGGCGGATGGCGAAGGAAGCGCGGGCGCGCGCGGCATGACCGCGCCCGTCTATCTGGATTATCAGGCGACCACCCCGCTCGCGCCCGAAGCGCTGGCGGCGATGCTGCCGTGGCTGGAAAGTCAGCACGCCAACCCGCACAGCGCTCACCCGCCCGGCCGCGCCGCGCGCGCCGCGGTGGAGGTGGCGCGCGATGCGGTGACGGCGCTGCTGCCGGCGGGCGGAACGCTGAGCTTCACCGGCGGCGCCACCGAATCGCTCAACTGGGCGCTGAAGGGCGTGGGACCGGGCACGATCGTCACGATCGCGACCGAACATGCCGCGGTGCTCGATACGGTCGCGGCGCTCGCCGCCGCCGGCCGGCCGGTGACGGTGCTGCCGGTGGCCGCGGACGGGCTGGTCGATCTGGACGCCGCCCGCGCGGCGATCGTGCCGGGGGTGGCGCTGGTCGCGGCGATGCTGGTCAACAACGAGATCGGCGTCATCCAGCCGATCGCCGAGCTGGCGGCGCTGGCGCACGCGGCGGGGGCGCTGATGCTGTGCGATGCGGTGCAGGGCTATGGCCGCCTGGCCGTTCCCGAGGCGTGCGATCTCGTCGCGATCAGCGCGCACAAGGTGCACGGCCCCAAGGGCATCGGCGCGCTGTGGATCCGCGACGGCGTGGCGCTGGCGCCCTTGCTCCACGGCGGCGGGCAGGAAGCGGGCGGCCGTTCGGGTACGCTCAGCCCGGCGCTGTGCGCCGGCTTCGGCGCCGCCGCGCGGCTGATGGCGGAGCGGCGGGATAAGGATGCGGCGCATGTCGCCGCGCTGTGGGGGCGCGCGCGGGAAGGCTTTGCGGATTGGGCGCTCAACGGGTCGGCAGGGGCGCGCTACCATGGCAATCTCAACATGCGCCGCGCCGGCGTGGATGTCGCGCGGCTGATGTCCGAGGTGCGCGGCGTCGCTTTCTCGGCAGGATCGGCCTGCGCCAGCGGATCGGGGCGGCCGAGCCATGTGCTGAAGGCGATCGGGCTGGCCGATGCCGCGGCGCGGTCGAGCATCCGGATCGGCTTCGGCCGCTATACGACGATCGACGAGATCGACCGCGCGGCGGCGCTGATCGGCGCGGCGGCGGAACGGCAGGGGGTGCAGGCGGCGTGATCCGGGTTCGTTTCGTCAGCGCCGACGGCAATCATGTCAGCGAGGTCGATGCGCCGGCGGGCGAGCGCCTGCTCGACGTCGCGCAGGCGGACGGCCAGCCGCTTGAAGGCACCTGCGAAGGGCAGATGGCCTGTTCCACCTGCCATGTCATCGTCGACCGCGAGGATTTCGCGAAACTGCCCCGCGCCAGCGAGATGGAAGAGGATATGCTCGACCTCGCCGCGGGCGCGGGCCGGACGAGCCGGCTGGCGTGCCAGATCTTCCTCGACGCGGGCTGGGAGCAGCTGACGGTGCGCGTGCCCGGCGAAGTGCGGAACATGCAGGGGCGTTGACAGGCCGGGGCGGCGGTGGGGCGGGCGATAGCGCGTGGCGGAGGGGCGGGCTCGGACCCTATCGCGCCGATGTCCTTCGATCGAAATGGTTGGGCGCCGGCCCCTCCACCACCGGCTGCGCCGGTGGTCCCCTCCCGAGTTGAGCTCAGGGAGGGCATATGGGGGTCTTGCCCTTCGCGTAAGCTTCGCCCATATGCGCCGCGGGAGTCGGGCGGACGGTACTGTCGCCAACCCGGTCAGATCCGGAAGGAAGCAGCCGTAACGAATTCGTCCCGGGTCGTTCCGGCTCCCACCTCCGAATGCCTTCGATAAGATTCTCGATGGAGCCCGCCATGATCGATGTGCAGCTCCGCGAAGAGGATGTCGTCGCTGCATCGCGCGCGCATTTTCGGCTCCAGCTCACCAATCCCGTCTTCCTCATCGTCTTCGGCCTGATGATCCTCATACTTGGTGCGGGGATAATCATCGAACTCGCCGCAGGCCGGCTCGATCTGTTCCTGTCGGGCGCTCTGGCCTTCATCGTCCTGATGCTGGCGCTGCTCTGGTTCTGGACGGTGCCGCGCACCGCCCGGCGTGCGTTCCGCCAGCAGGCCGGGTTGCGCTATCCCACCAGCTACGAATGGGATGAGGCACAGTTCCGGGTGCGTTCGCAGGCCGGCGAATCGCGGCTGTCATGGGACGATATCTTCGCCTGGCACGCCACGCCCGACATGATACTGATCTATCTCAGCGGCAATCTCTACCATCTGGTGCCGGCGCGCGTCTTCCCCTCGGCCGACGAACGCGCGGTGCTGGAAGGCTTGCTGGCCGGGCATGGCGTGCCGACGCGCCGGGCGGGCGGGCGCAAAAGTTGATGCCGTCCCGCCCGGTCCGCGACCGATCGGGAAAGGGCTCGCTCAGGCGCCGCGCGGGCTTGTCATGAGAAGGTTTCGACAAGCCGCCTCCGCCTCCCTATCCTGATATCCGATGTCCGAATCCCAGCAGCCCTATCGCGTCCTCGCCCGCAAATATCGTCCGCAGACCTTCGCCGAACTGATCGGCCAGGATGCGATGGTCACCACGCTCGGCAACGCGATCAAGCGCGGCCGGCTGGCGCATGCCTTCCTGCTCACCGGCGTGCGCGGGGTCGGCAAGACCTCGACCGCGCGGCTGATCGCCAAGGCGCTCAACTGCATCGGGCCGGACGGGCAGGGCGGCCCCACCATCTCGCCATGCGGCGTCTGCGAGCCCTGCATCGCCATCGCCGAAGGCCGCCACATCGACGTGATCGAGATGGACGCCGCCAGCCATACCGGCGTGGACGACGTGCGCGAGATCATCGAGGCGTCGCGCTATGCGGCGGTCTCCGCGCGCTACAAGGTCTATATCGTCGACGAGGTCCACATGCTGTCGAAGAACGCGTTCAACGCGTTGCTGAAGACGCTGGAGGAGCCTCCGGCGCATGTGAAGTTCCTGTTCGCCACCACCGAGGTCAACAAGGTGCCGGTGACGGTGCTGTCGCGCTGCCAGCGCTTCGACCTGCGCCGCATTTCCGCCGAGCTGCTCGCCGCGCATTTCCGCCGGGTGGTCGAGGCCGAGGGCGTGGTCGCCGAGGATGAGGCGCTGGCGCTGATCGCGCGCGCCGCGGAAGGGTCGGCGCGCGACGGCCTGTCGATCCTCGACCAGGCGATCGCGCATGCCGGGCTTGAGGGCAATGCGGGCGTGAGCGCCGCGCAGGTGCGCGACATGCTCGGCCTTTCCGATCGCGGCGCGGTGCGGCGGCTGTTCGGGCTGCTGATGGCGGGCGATGCCCCAGCAGCGCTGCGGCTGCTCAACGATCAATATGATCTGGGCGTCGATCCGGTGGCGGTGCTGCGCGATCTGCTGGGCGTCGTCCATGGCGTCACATTGGTGCGCGTGGGCGTGGCCGCCGATCCGGCGCAGTCCGCCGAGGAGCGGGAGGCGTTCGCCGGCTGGGCGACGCAGCTTTCCTTCGCGTCGCTGCACCGTCTGTGGCAGCTGATGCTCAAGGGGCATGATGAGGTGACCCGCGCGGCGTTGCCGCTCGAGGCCGCCGAAATGGCGCTGCTGCGCGTGATCCACGCCGCCGAGATGCCCGATCCGGGCGAGTTGGCGAAGCGGCTGCTGCGTGGCGAGATGCCGGGGCTGCCGCCTTCGGGGGGCGCGCCGGTGTCGGGTGGCGGATCGCCGCCGCCGTCCTCATCGTCCGCCGCGCCCGAGGCACCCGCCGCCGCCCCGCCGCCGCGATCCTTCGCGCCCGAGCCGCCGCCGCCCTGGGATCAGGCGCCGGATGGCCCGCCGGCCTGGGAGGAGGAACAGGCGCCGCCGCCGTCACCGCCCCCGTCACCACCGCCGGCCGCCGAACCCGCCGGCCCCGCCTTGCCGGCCGATTTCACCGCGCTGGTGCGGATGCTGGGCGATGGCGGCAAGCTGCAGCTTCAGCAGCAGGTCCACGATTATATGGGGCTGGTGCGCTTCGCGCCGCCCGAACTGGTGCTCAAGCCGTCGCGCCCGGTGCTGCCGGATTTCGTGCGCCAGCTTGCCGAGGCGCTGAAGGCGACGACGGGCGCCGTGTGGAAGGTCTCGCTGGGCGAGGGCCAGGCGGAGCCGACCCTGCTCGACCAGGAGCGCATGCGTGAAACGGCGGCGCGCGATGCCATATTGGCGATGCCGCTGGTGCGCGCGACGATCGAGGCCTTTCCGGAGGCCGAACTCATCCACCCCTATCCGTTGGAAGCAAGGAACGGAACGTTATGAAGGATTTGAACGACATTCTCGCCATGGCGCAAAATGTGCAGGCGGAAATGCAGAAGGCCCAGGCCGCGCTCGACACGATCGAAGTGGAAGGTGCCGCCGGCGGCGGTCTCGTCAAGATCAAGGCGACCGCCAAGGGCCGGATCATCACCGTCGATATCGATCAGTCGCTGCTGGCGCCGTCCGAGAAGCAGATGCTCGAGGATCTCGTCGCCGCCGCGATCAACGATGCGCGCGCCAAGGCGGACGCCGCCTCGAACGCCGAAATGAGCAAGATGACCGCCGGGATGCCGCTGCCGCCAGGGTTCAAGCTGCCGTTCTGAGAACATTCGACCGATTTCGAGCAATGCACCATGGCCGGTGGCGCCGCTGCCGGCCATGGTGCAAGGGCTGGATTGTGCGCCGCAAGGTGCAATTCCATTATAGGCCGAGTGGGATGTTTTGTTTGCATCCAGCGACTTAGTCGGAACCGGGATTTCTTCTGTCCGTTCGTGATTGAGGAGGTCCCAATGGCAAACACGTATCGCCTGCGCGAGCAGGCTTTATTTCCCAAGCCCGCGCAGCGTTCCCACAAGCCGCGCATTCGTCTTTTGTCCCGCGACGATGTCGATCCGCCGGCCGGCGGCGGCGCATTCCTTATCGCCGCGTCCGCGGTGGCCGGTTTTGGCGTATGGGCGGCTTTGCTTTCCGTCATTCTCTGACGCGCACTCTGACGCGCAGGCCGATCATGCTCAGCGCAGGCAGCTATCCAATCCGTCGCGTCTGACGACGCCGATACGTGCCGTGATCGAATTCCCATAGCGGCGGGTAAACCCGCGCGGGCCGATCGCGTTGCGCTTCTTCGGCAGCGGCAGCACCGCGGCGATGCGGGCAGCCTCGCTCGTGCTGAGCCGGCTGGCACCATGGTTGAAGTAACGCTGCGCTCCGGCATTGGCGCCATAGGTGGCGATGCCGGTTTCGGCGACGTTGAGATAGACTTCCATGATCCGGCGCTTGCCCCAGATCCACTCGATCAGCAGCGTGAAATAGGCTTCCAGTCCTTTGCGGAAATAGCCGCCGCCCTGCCACAGGAAGACGTTCTTGGCGGTCTGCTGGCTGATCGTCGATCCGCCGCGGATCCGGCCGCCCTTGCGGTTGCTGAGATAGGCCTTTTCGATCGCCTGCGTATCGAAGCCACCATGAACGCAGAACTTGGCGTCTTCCGCGGCGATCGCCGCGCGTGCCATGTCGGGATCCATGACCGACAGGCTCATCCAGTCCTTCGAGATGCTGCGGCCGCCGGCGATGTCACCGATCATCGTCCAGGTGATCGGCGGCGGCACGAAGCGATAGACCGCCACCATCAGGATCGACAGCAGGACCCACAGCACCACCGCCTTGATCAGCAGCATCAGGATGCGGGCGGGGAAGGAGCGTTTGCGAGCCTTGGCCATGGCTCGCGCCTACCAAGCGATTGCGGCTTGGTGAAGGTGGGAGATGAACTCGGGAGGGAACGGCGCAAGATTCGCTCCCCGACGCTGGGCGCCGGGGAGGAGAAAGTCGCTGATCCTACGACGCGGGCAGAAGCCGGCGTTCGCCGGCGATGCGCATCATCGCCTTCTGAAGCTTGTCGAACGCGCGCACTTCGATCTGGCGGACCCGCTCGCGGCTGACGCCATAGACCTGGCTCAGTTCCTCGAGCGTCTTGGGCTCTTCGGCCAGCCGGCGCTCGGTGAGGATATGCTGCTCACGGTCGTTGAGCGCGTCCATCGCTTCCAGCAGCATGTTGTGGCGGACGTCCTTTTCCTCGGACTCGGCCAGCCGCTCATCCTGCAGCGGACCGGTGTCCGCCAGCGCATCCTGCCACTGGCCTTCGCCATCCTCCCGCAGCGAGACGTTGAGCGAGGTATCCCCGCCCATCGCCATGCGGCGGTTCATGCTGATCACATCCTCCTCGGTGACGCCGAGGTCGGTGGCGATCTTGAGGACGTCTTCGGGGCGCAGGTCGCCATCCTCGAACGCGTCGATCTGGTTCTTCATCCGGCGCAGGTTGAAGAAGAGCTTCTTCTGCGCGGCAGTAGTGCCGATCTTCACCAGGCTCCACGAACGCAGGATGAATTCCTGGATCGAGGCGCGGATCCACCACATCGCATAGGTCGCGAGGCGAAACCCGCGATCGGGCTCGAACTTCTTCACGCCCTGCATCAGGCCGATATTGCCTTCGGAGATCAGCTCGCTCACCGGCAGGCCATAGCCGCGGTATCCCATCGCGATCTTCGCGACGAGCCGCAGGTGGCTGGTGACGAGCCGCGCCGCCGCTTCAGGATCCTGATGTTCCTGAAAGCGCTTGGCGAGCATATATTCTTCCTCCGGCGTGAGGAGGGGAAACTTCCTGATTTCCGAAAGATACCGGTTCAGGCTGGCTTCCCCGCCGAGGGCGGGAATCGTGGCGGGCATGTTGCCGCCGCTGCCGCTGCCTGCGTCGAAGCTGCCATTGTTTGCCATGATGCCTAACTCCCTGGTCGCACTGCGGCGACTCTTCGCGACGTGTATATCAGCTTATACCGAAAGCTTGTTGAACAGTTCCTGCATGTCGGACGGAATTTCGCTTTCGAACGACAAAGCGTGACTATGGATGGGGTGGATGAAGCCCAGGCCGGCGGCGTGGAGCGCCTGCCGTTCGAACCCCAACCGCTTGAGCAACTCGCGATGCGCCGGCTTGGCGCGGCCATAGACCGGGTCGCCGAGCAGCCCGTGGCCCAATGAACTCAGATGCACGCGCACCTGGTGGGTGCGCCCGGTTTCCAGCCGGCATTCGAGCAGCGCCGCATCCGCCAGCCGCTCCAGCAGCCGGTAATGCG
The window above is part of the Sphingomonas sanxanigenens DSM 19645 = NX02 genome. Proteins encoded here:
- a CDS encoding NAD-dependent epimerase/dehydratase family protein; translation: MTILITGATGLVGERLLPRIAATRGDCRVLVRGDRQMPAGVSAIEGDLLDPESLAQAVSGVSAIVHLAAVFRTSDDALIWKSNRDGTKALIAAVQAHAPTARFVMASTAHVYDRTSPHPGRETDIVAPDLAYPASKVAAEEALRASGLVWSILRFPFVYGDGDGHLAMLPAHLDAFAFHPAQRMSTVHHRDIAAAVDMALAGRFDRRTVNIADEAPTTIYELVRLAGGTMASSSAAMENPWHLHIDAALARGLGFQPTVRTVHQAVAEELV
- a CDS encoding MarR family winged helix-turn-helix transcriptional regulator, with protein sequence MPNKLSTPGSDRDALGAWAKRCYFAGRAMMEDALRPHGLGATQYYVLHHLATAGPTMQRDLVLALQIERATLSAIITALVGKGLVRQEPDSVDQRQKKLRLTAGGERLWHDLPDLGFIRDAAFAGIPDADIAIAVRVLRTATERLDRRLNGETA
- a CDS encoding alpha/beta hydrolase, translating into MPEVIFPGPEGRLEGRFNPGPRPRAPLAMILHPHPQGGGTMNNRIVMALYQTFVKRGFATLRFNFRGVGKSQGVFDNGVGELSDAASALDWVQSIHPEAQSTWIAGFSFGAWIGMQLLMRRPEIRGFISIAPPANMYDFTFLAPCPSSGIIIQGDGDEVVTPGAVQKLVDKLRTQKHITIHHDTIPRANHFFEHEMVDLMGSVDRYLDMRLDPNCPIR
- a CDS encoding cysteine desulfurase family protein, whose amino-acid sequence is MADRLYLDHAATTPILKAARDAVFEGMERWANPSSPHGEGRKARAALEDARRRIAASLGWTGELVFTSGASEAIAIALGRAVADARLISTVEHDAVHRAAGEAFVVPVGGDGTVAPDALAGRLGALAARQPLVAIQSVNNETGVIQPLDRLLPVVRAAGGLLFADCSQSAGKVALPEADLIAISGHKLGGPPGIGALLVKDFGMLAPSGGQERGYRGGTENLPAVLGFAAALEASRNWVARAGELRAHMDAAIEAAGGMVVARGPDRLPTIASYRMPGMAASAQLIQFDLAGIAVSAGSACSSGTLRTSHVLAAMGWSDAAAGEVVRVSFGPDTGRADIYRFVENWRRMAKEARARAA
- a CDS encoding cysteine desulfurase family protein, translating into MTAPVYLDYQATTPLAPEALAAMLPWLESQHANPHSAHPPGRAARAAVEVARDAVTALLPAGGTLSFTGGATESLNWALKGVGPGTIVTIATEHAAVLDTVAALAAAGRPVTVLPVAADGLVDLDAARAAIVPGVALVAAMLVNNEIGVIQPIAELAALAHAAGALMLCDAVQGYGRLAVPEACDLVAISAHKVHGPKGIGALWIRDGVALAPLLHGGGQEAGGRSGTLSPALCAGFGAAARLMAERRDKDAAHVAALWGRAREGFADWALNGSAGARYHGNLNMRRAGVDVARLMSEVRGVAFSAGSACASGSGRPSHVLKAIGLADAAARSSIRIGFGRYTTIDEIDRAAALIGAAAERQGVQAA
- a CDS encoding 2Fe-2S iron-sulfur cluster-binding protein is translated as MIRVRFVSADGNHVSEVDAPAGERLLDVAQADGQPLEGTCEGQMACSTCHVIVDREDFAKLPRASEMEEDMLDLAAGAGRTSRLACQIFLDAGWEQLTVRVPGEVRNMQGR
- a CDS encoding YcxB family protein; this encodes MIDVQLREEDVVAASRAHFRLQLTNPVFLIVFGLMILILGAGIIIELAAGRLDLFLSGALAFIVLMLALLWFWTVPRTARRAFRQQAGLRYPTSYEWDEAQFRVRSQAGESRLSWDDIFAWHATPDMILIYLSGNLYHLVPARVFPSADERAVLEGLLAGHGVPTRRAGGRKS
- a CDS encoding DNA polymerase III subunit gamma/tau — its product is MSESQQPYRVLARKYRPQTFAELIGQDAMVTTLGNAIKRGRLAHAFLLTGVRGVGKTSTARLIAKALNCIGPDGQGGPTISPCGVCEPCIAIAEGRHIDVIEMDAASHTGVDDVREIIEASRYAAVSARYKVYIVDEVHMLSKNAFNALLKTLEEPPAHVKFLFATTEVNKVPVTVLSRCQRFDLRRISAELLAAHFRRVVEAEGVVAEDEALALIARAAEGSARDGLSILDQAIAHAGLEGNAGVSAAQVRDMLGLSDRGAVRRLFGLLMAGDAPAALRLLNDQYDLGVDPVAVLRDLLGVVHGVTLVRVGVAADPAQSAEEREAFAGWATQLSFASLHRLWQLMLKGHDEVTRAALPLEAAEMALLRVIHAAEMPDPGELAKRLLRGEMPGLPPSGGAPVSGGGSPPPSSSSAAPEAPAAAPPPRSFAPEPPPPWDQAPDGPPAWEEEQAPPPSPPPSPPPAAEPAGPALPADFTALVRMLGDGGKLQLQQQVHDYMGLVRFAPPELVLKPSRPVLPDFVRQLAEALKATTGAVWKVSLGEGQAEPTLLDQERMRETAARDAILAMPLVRATIEAFPEAELIHPYPLEARNGTL
- a CDS encoding YbaB/EbfC family nucleoid-associated protein, whose translation is MKDLNDILAMAQNVQAEMQKAQAALDTIEVEGAAGGGLVKIKATAKGRIITVDIDQSLLAPSEKQMLEDLVAAAINDARAKADAASNAEMSKMTAGMPLPPGFKLPF
- the mtgA gene encoding monofunctional biosynthetic peptidoglycan transglycosylase, which gives rise to MAKARKRSFPARILMLLIKAVVLWVLLSILMVAVYRFVPPPITWTMIGDIAGGRSISKDWMSLSVMDPDMARAAIAAEDAKFCVHGGFDTQAIEKAYLSNRKGGRIRGGSTISQQTAKNVFLWQGGGYFRKGLEAYFTLLIEWIWGKRRIMEVYLNVAETGIATYGANAGAQRYFNHGASRLSTSEAARIAAVLPLPKKRNAIGPRGFTRRYGNSITARIGVVRRDGLDSCLR
- the rpoH gene encoding RNA polymerase sigma factor RpoH, encoding MANNGSFDAGSGSGGNMPATIPALGGEASLNRYLSEIRKFPLLTPEEEYMLAKRFQEHQDPEAAARLVTSHLRLVAKIAMGYRGYGLPVSELISEGNIGLMQGVKKFEPDRGFRLATYAMWWIRASIQEFILRSWSLVKIGTTAAQKKLFFNLRRMKNQIDAFEDGDLRPEDVLKIATDLGVTEEDVISMNRRMAMGGDTSLNVSLREDGEGQWQDALADTGPLQDERLAESEEKDVRHNMLLEAMDALNDREQHILTERRLAEEPKTLEELSQVYGVSRERVRQIEVRAFDKLQKAMMRIAGERRLLPAS